One segment of Syngnathus scovelli strain Florida chromosome 6, RoL_Ssco_1.2, whole genome shotgun sequence DNA contains the following:
- the hdac10 gene encoding polyamine deacetylase HDAC10 isoform X5, with protein MGTALIYDEEMTRYKLLWLDPDCELERPERLTASYEALVQSGLAARCISVPVRKATDDDILLIHSEEYLEAVKKTPYMTLEDLREFTLKYGYVYFHPNSYHCALLAAGAALQLVDAVMSGRVRNGMALVRPPGHHSMRSAANGFCVFNNVAIAAKYAQGKYGAQRVLIVDWDIHHGQGVQYAFEDDPSVLYFSWHRYEHQKFWPELRESDYDSVGEGKGAGFNINVPWNKVGMRNGDYLAVFCHVLLPVAYQFCPDLVLVCAGFDSAIGDPEGEMCATPDVFAHLTHLLMNLAEGKLCMVLEGGYNLTSLGQSVCVTVQSLLGDPAPRPTNLQGPCQSTLESVQCVRAAHRKYWSCLKHAAEAPPSDVSTKRIKLEEKRQSGETAEGKDNISWPEPEKCVAPPVRTAVVIPEDVDCPDGCERFHLPQNACSRSTKENFESDAVTKLSSLTALVGEMEKNEIRNGLALVSDVSMALETVIKHATALKQRVLVVCVGGNGVLSHLPEDGTTLTVDIHKGALEMPRCKHYIPVSLKNGCGETSGLVQATFGLLLPLAYEYDPALVLLARFHGTDGPSEGAWQQLVGLLGGLARGHMLVLVQVRRRGSSRWIRRIFFLPGFHFRRMKRLSGSPAPSLGQLLAPLAEDLEALERLRLHLQADWTLLRTSVQESGSEDN; from the exons ATGGGAACAGCCTTAATTTACGACGAGGAGATGACCCGCTACAAACTGCTTTGGTTGGA TCCAGACTGTGAGCTCGAGAGGCCCGAGCGTCTGACAGCGAGTTATGAAGCATTGGTCCAGAGCGGTCTGGCCGCTCGATGTATCTCCGTACCCGTCCGCAAAGCCACAGACGACGACATTCTCCTGATTCACAG CGAGGAGTACCTGGAAGCGGTGAAGAAGACGCCGTACATGACTCTGGAAGACCTGAGGGAGTTCACCCTGAAATATGGCTACGTCTATTTCCACCCA AACAGCTATCACTGCGCCTTACTGGCAGCGGGAGCCGCACTGCAACTGGTGGACGCCGTGATGAGTGGGAGGGTGCGAAATGGCATGGCTCTAGTCAG acccccagggcaCCACAGCATGCGCAGTGCCGCCAACGGCTTCTGCGTGTTCAACAATGTGGCCATAGCAGCCAAATACGCCCAGGGAAAGTACGGCGCTCAAAG ggtgCTGATTGTTGATTGGGACATACATCACGGTCAGGGGGTGCAGTATGCGTTTGAGGATGATCCAAG CGTGCTTTATTTCTCTTGGCACCGCTACGAGCATCAGAAGTTCTGGCCTGAACTCAGAGAATCGGACTATGACAGTGTCGGCGAGGGCAAAGGTGCTGGCTTTAATATCAATGTGCCGTGGAACAAG GTTGGCATGCGGAACGGGGACTATCTTGCCGTCTTCTGTCACGTCCTTCTGCCCGTCGCCTACCAG TTTTGCCCGGACTTGGTGCTGGTGTGTGCGGGCTTTGACTCTGCCATTGGGGACCCAGAG GGTGAAATGTGCGCCACCccagacgtcttcgcccacctcACCCACCTTCTAATGAACCTCGCCGAGGGAAAACTGTGCATGGTGTTGGAG GGTGGATACAACTTGACTTCTCTCGGCCAGTCCGTGTGTGTCACGGTTCAAAGTCTACTGGGCGATCCGGCGCCCCGGCCAACCAACCTTCAAGGACCCTGTCAGAG CACGCTGGAGTCGGTTCAGTGTGTGCGCGCAGCTCATCGCAAGTATTGGTCGTGTCTGAAGCATGCAG CTGAAGCGCCCCCTTCGGACGTCAGCACGAAGCGCATTAAGCTAGAAGAAAAGCGCCAAAGCGGTGAAACAGCTGAAGGCAAAGACAACATCTCATGGCCCGAGCCTGAGAAGTGTGTCGCGCCTCCCGTACGCACGGCGGTGGTGATCCCCGAGGATGTGGATTGTCCGGATGGCTGCGAACGCTTCCACCTGCCTCAGAATGCCTGCTCGCGTTCAACCAA AGAGAATTTTGAAAGTGATGCTGTCACGAAACTATCCAGTCTTACTGCACTTGTTGGGGAAATGGAGAAAAATGag ATCCGCAATGGCTTGGCCTTGGTCAGTGACGTCTCCATGGCACTGGAGACCGTCATCAAGCATGCAACCGCTCTCAAACAACG CGTTTTGGTTGTATGCGTTGGAGGCAATGGAGTCCTGAGTCACCTGCCAGAAGATGG GACAACACTTACAGTAGACATCCACAAAGGGGCGCTAGAGATGCCCAGGTGCAAACATTACATACCTGTGAGTCTGAAGAACGGCTGCGGGGAAACGTCAGGGTTGGTGCAGGCCACGTTCGGGCTCCTCCTGCCTTTGGCCTACGAGTACGACCCCGCTCTGGTGCTGCTGGCGCGATTTCACGGCACAGATGGCCCCAGCGAAGGCGCGTGGCAGCAGCTGGTCGGCCTTCTTGGCGGCCTGGCTCGCGGTCACATGCTTGTGCTGGTGCAGGTGAGGAGAAGAGGCAGCAGTAGATGGAttagaaggattttttttttacctggctTCCATTTTAGGAGGATGAAAAGGCTCTCTGGGAGTCCCGCGCCAAGTCTGGGGCAACTTCTTGCTCCATTAGCTGAAGATCTTGAGGCACTGGAGCGCTTGAGACTCCACCTTCAGGCTGACTGGACGCTGCTGAGGACTTCAG TACAAGAAAGTGGAAGCGAGGACAACTGA
- the hdac10 gene encoding polyamine deacetylase HDAC10 isoform X3, with amino-acid sequence MGTALIYDEEMTRYKLLWLDPDCELERPERLTASYEALVQSGLAARCISVPVRKATDDDILLIHSEEYLEAVKKTPYMTLEDLREFTLKYGYVYFHPNSYHCALLAAGAALQLVDAVMSGRVRNGMALVRPPGHHSMRSAANGFCVFNNVAIAAKYAQGKYGAQRVLIVDWDIHHGQGVQYAFEDDPSVLYFSWHRYEHQKFWPELRESDYDSVGEGKGAGFNINVPWNKVSNTQNLPTFPFTFQSASYVRCVQVGMRNGDYLAVFCHVLLPVAYQFCPDLVLVCAGFDSAIGDPEGEMCATPDVFAHLTHLLMNLAEGKLCMVLEVGYILYIFKKHLNLLIASRKRLAGWIQLDFSRPVRVCHGSKSTGRSGAPANQPSRTLTLESVQCVRAAHRKYWSCLKHAAEAPPSDVSTKRIKLEEKRQSGETAEGKDNISWPEPEKCVAPPVRTAVVIPEDVDCPDGCERFHLPQNACSRSTKENFESDAVTKLSSLTALVGEMEKNEIRNGLALVSDVSMALETVIKHATALKQRVLVVCVGGNGVLSHLPEDGTTLTVDIHKGALEMPRCKHYIPVSLKNGCGETSGLVQATFGLLLPLAYEYDPALVLLARFHGTDGPSEGAWQQLVGLLGGLARGHMLVLVQVRRRGSSRWIRRIFFLPGFHFRRMKRLSGSPAPSLGQLLAPLAEDLEALERLRLHLQADWTLLRTSVQESGSEDN; translated from the exons ATGGGAACAGCCTTAATTTACGACGAGGAGATGACCCGCTACAAACTGCTTTGGTTGGA TCCAGACTGTGAGCTCGAGAGGCCCGAGCGTCTGACAGCGAGTTATGAAGCATTGGTCCAGAGCGGTCTGGCCGCTCGATGTATCTCCGTACCCGTCCGCAAAGCCACAGACGACGACATTCTCCTGATTCACAG CGAGGAGTACCTGGAAGCGGTGAAGAAGACGCCGTACATGACTCTGGAAGACCTGAGGGAGTTCACCCTGAAATATGGCTACGTCTATTTCCACCCA AACAGCTATCACTGCGCCTTACTGGCAGCGGGAGCCGCACTGCAACTGGTGGACGCCGTGATGAGTGGGAGGGTGCGAAATGGCATGGCTCTAGTCAG acccccagggcaCCACAGCATGCGCAGTGCCGCCAACGGCTTCTGCGTGTTCAACAATGTGGCCATAGCAGCCAAATACGCCCAGGGAAAGTACGGCGCTCAAAG ggtgCTGATTGTTGATTGGGACATACATCACGGTCAGGGGGTGCAGTATGCGTTTGAGGATGATCCAAG CGTGCTTTATTTCTCTTGGCACCGCTACGAGCATCAGAAGTTCTGGCCTGAACTCAGAGAATCGGACTATGACAGTGTCGGCGAGGGCAAAGGTGCTGGCTTTAATATCAATGTGCCGTGGAACAAGGTCAGTAACACGCAAAATTTGCCAACCTTTCCATTCACTTTCCAGTCAGCGTCGTATGTCCGCTGTGTCCAGGTTGGCATGCGGAACGGGGACTATCTTGCCGTCTTCTGTCACGTCCTTCTGCCCGTCGCCTACCAG TTTTGCCCGGACTTGGTGCTGGTGTGTGCGGGCTTTGACTCTGCCATTGGGGACCCAGAG GGTGAAATGTGCGCCACCccagacgtcttcgcccacctcACCCACCTTCTAATGAACCTCGCCGAGGGAAAACTGTGCATGGTGTTGGAGGTCGGATACATTCTTTACATTTTCAAGAAGCATTTGAATTTGTTGATAGCATCTCGCAAACGTTTGGCAGGGTGGATACAACTTGACTTCTCTCGGCCAGTCCGTGTGTGTCACGGTTCAAAGTCTACTGGGCGATCCGGCGCCCCGGCCAACCAACCTTCAAGGACCCT CACGCTGGAGTCGGTTCAGTGTGTGCGCGCAGCTCATCGCAAGTATTGGTCGTGTCTGAAGCATGCAG CTGAAGCGCCCCCTTCGGACGTCAGCACGAAGCGCATTAAGCTAGAAGAAAAGCGCCAAAGCGGTGAAACAGCTGAAGGCAAAGACAACATCTCATGGCCCGAGCCTGAGAAGTGTGTCGCGCCTCCCGTACGCACGGCGGTGGTGATCCCCGAGGATGTGGATTGTCCGGATGGCTGCGAACGCTTCCACCTGCCTCAGAATGCCTGCTCGCGTTCAACCAA AGAGAATTTTGAAAGTGATGCTGTCACGAAACTATCCAGTCTTACTGCACTTGTTGGGGAAATGGAGAAAAATGag ATCCGCAATGGCTTGGCCTTGGTCAGTGACGTCTCCATGGCACTGGAGACCGTCATCAAGCATGCAACCGCTCTCAAACAACG CGTTTTGGTTGTATGCGTTGGAGGCAATGGAGTCCTGAGTCACCTGCCAGAAGATGG GACAACACTTACAGTAGACATCCACAAAGGGGCGCTAGAGATGCCCAGGTGCAAACATTACATACCTGTGAGTCTGAAGAACGGCTGCGGGGAAACGTCAGGGTTGGTGCAGGCCACGTTCGGGCTCCTCCTGCCTTTGGCCTACGAGTACGACCCCGCTCTGGTGCTGCTGGCGCGATTTCACGGCACAGATGGCCCCAGCGAAGGCGCGTGGCAGCAGCTGGTCGGCCTTCTTGGCGGCCTGGCTCGCGGTCACATGCTTGTGCTGGTGCAGGTGAGGAGAAGAGGCAGCAGTAGATGGAttagaaggattttttttttacctggctTCCATTTTAGGAGGATGAAAAGGCTCTCTGGGAGTCCCGCGCCAAGTCTGGGGCAACTTCTTGCTCCATTAGCTGAAGATCTTGAGGCACTGGAGCGCTTGAGACTCCACCTTCAGGCTGACTGGACGCTGCTGAGGACTTCAG TACAAGAAAGTGGAAGCGAGGACAACTGA
- the hdac10 gene encoding polyamine deacetylase HDAC10 isoform X2, whose product MGTALIYDEEMTRYKLLWLDPDCELERPERLTASYEALVQSGLAARCISVPVRKATDDDILLIHSEEYLEAVKKTPYMTLEDLREFTLKYGYVYFHPNSYHCALLAAGAALQLVDAVMSGRVRNGMALVRPPGHHSMRSAANGFCVFNNVAIAAKYAQGKYGAQRVLIVDWDIHHGQGVQYAFEDDPSVLYFSWHRYEHQKFWPELRESDYDSVGEGKGAGFNINVPWNKVGMRNGDYLAVFCHVLLPVAYQFCPDLVLVCAGFDSAIGDPEGEMCATPDVFAHLTHLLMNLAEGKLCMVLEVGYILYIFKKHLNLLIASRKRLAGWIQLDFSRPVRVCHGSKSTGRSGAPANQPSRTLSEHAGVGSVCARSSSQVLVVSEACRYWTDEGNLEGKYQLLVHLFHKHIKYIEPLSEIVLYLTPAEAPPSDVSTKRIKLEEKRQSGETAEGKDNISWPEPEKCVAPPVRTAVVIPEDVDCPDGCERFHLPQNACSRSTKENFESDAVTKLSSLTALVGEMEKNEIRNGLALVSDVSMALETVIKHATALKQRVLVVCVGGNGVLSHLPEDGTTLTVDIHKGALEMPRCKHYIPVSLKNGCGETSGLVQATFGLLLPLAYEYDPALVLLARFHGTDGPSEGAWQQLVGLLGGLARGHMLVLVQVRRRGSSRWIRRIFFLPGFHFRRMKRLSGSPAPSLGQLLAPLAEDLEALERLRLHLQADWTLLRTSVQESGSEDN is encoded by the exons ATGGGAACAGCCTTAATTTACGACGAGGAGATGACCCGCTACAAACTGCTTTGGTTGGA TCCAGACTGTGAGCTCGAGAGGCCCGAGCGTCTGACAGCGAGTTATGAAGCATTGGTCCAGAGCGGTCTGGCCGCTCGATGTATCTCCGTACCCGTCCGCAAAGCCACAGACGACGACATTCTCCTGATTCACAG CGAGGAGTACCTGGAAGCGGTGAAGAAGACGCCGTACATGACTCTGGAAGACCTGAGGGAGTTCACCCTGAAATATGGCTACGTCTATTTCCACCCA AACAGCTATCACTGCGCCTTACTGGCAGCGGGAGCCGCACTGCAACTGGTGGACGCCGTGATGAGTGGGAGGGTGCGAAATGGCATGGCTCTAGTCAG acccccagggcaCCACAGCATGCGCAGTGCCGCCAACGGCTTCTGCGTGTTCAACAATGTGGCCATAGCAGCCAAATACGCCCAGGGAAAGTACGGCGCTCAAAG ggtgCTGATTGTTGATTGGGACATACATCACGGTCAGGGGGTGCAGTATGCGTTTGAGGATGATCCAAG CGTGCTTTATTTCTCTTGGCACCGCTACGAGCATCAGAAGTTCTGGCCTGAACTCAGAGAATCGGACTATGACAGTGTCGGCGAGGGCAAAGGTGCTGGCTTTAATATCAATGTGCCGTGGAACAAG GTTGGCATGCGGAACGGGGACTATCTTGCCGTCTTCTGTCACGTCCTTCTGCCCGTCGCCTACCAG TTTTGCCCGGACTTGGTGCTGGTGTGTGCGGGCTTTGACTCTGCCATTGGGGACCCAGAG GGTGAAATGTGCGCCACCccagacgtcttcgcccacctcACCCACCTTCTAATGAACCTCGCCGAGGGAAAACTGTGCATGGTGTTGGAGGTCGGATACATTCTTTACATTTTCAAGAAGCATTTGAATTTGTTGATAGCATCTCGCAAACGTTTGGCAGGGTGGATACAACTTGACTTCTCTCGGCCAGTCCGTGTGTGTCACGGTTCAAAGTCTACTGGGCGATCCGGCGCCCCGGCCAACCAACCTTCAAGGACCCTGTCAGAG CACGCTGGAGTCGGTTCAGTGTGTGCGCGCAGCTCATCGCAAGTATTGGTCGTGTCTGAAGCATGCAGGTACTGGACCGATGAAGGGAACCTTGAAGGGAAATACCAACTCTTGgttcatttatttcataaaCACATCAAATATATCGAACCCCTGAGTGAAATAGTTTTGTACCTTACTCCAGCTGAAGCGCCCCCTTCGGACGTCAGCACGAAGCGCATTAAGCTAGAAGAAAAGCGCCAAAGCGGTGAAACAGCTGAAGGCAAAGACAACATCTCATGGCCCGAGCCTGAGAAGTGTGTCGCGCCTCCCGTACGCACGGCGGTGGTGATCCCCGAGGATGTGGATTGTCCGGATGGCTGCGAACGCTTCCACCTGCCTCAGAATGCCTGCTCGCGTTCAACCAA AGAGAATTTTGAAAGTGATGCTGTCACGAAACTATCCAGTCTTACTGCACTTGTTGGGGAAATGGAGAAAAATGag ATCCGCAATGGCTTGGCCTTGGTCAGTGACGTCTCCATGGCACTGGAGACCGTCATCAAGCATGCAACCGCTCTCAAACAACG CGTTTTGGTTGTATGCGTTGGAGGCAATGGAGTCCTGAGTCACCTGCCAGAAGATGG GACAACACTTACAGTAGACATCCACAAAGGGGCGCTAGAGATGCCCAGGTGCAAACATTACATACCTGTGAGTCTGAAGAACGGCTGCGGGGAAACGTCAGGGTTGGTGCAGGCCACGTTCGGGCTCCTCCTGCCTTTGGCCTACGAGTACGACCCCGCTCTGGTGCTGCTGGCGCGATTTCACGGCACAGATGGCCCCAGCGAAGGCGCGTGGCAGCAGCTGGTCGGCCTTCTTGGCGGCCTGGCTCGCGGTCACATGCTTGTGCTGGTGCAGGTGAGGAGAAGAGGCAGCAGTAGATGGAttagaaggattttttttttacctggctTCCATTTTAGGAGGATGAAAAGGCTCTCTGGGAGTCCCGCGCCAAGTCTGGGGCAACTTCTTGCTCCATTAGCTGAAGATCTTGAGGCACTGGAGCGCTTGAGACTCCACCTTCAGGCTGACTGGACGCTGCTGAGGACTTCAG TACAAGAAAGTGGAAGCGAGGACAACTGA
- the hdac10 gene encoding polyamine deacetylase HDAC10 isoform X1: MGTALIYDEEMTRYKLLWLDPDCELERPERLTASYEALVQSGLAARCISVPVRKATDDDILLIHSEEYLEAVKKTPYMTLEDLREFTLKYGYVYFHPNSYHCALLAAGAALQLVDAVMSGRVRNGMALVRPPGHHSMRSAANGFCVFNNVAIAAKYAQGKYGAQRVLIVDWDIHHGQGVQYAFEDDPSVLYFSWHRYEHQKFWPELRESDYDSVGEGKGAGFNINVPWNKVSNTQNLPTFPFTFQSASYVRCVQVGMRNGDYLAVFCHVLLPVAYQFCPDLVLVCAGFDSAIGDPEGEMCATPDVFAHLTHLLMNLAEGKLCMVLEVGYILYIFKKHLNLLIASRKRLAGWIQLDFSRPVRVCHGSKSTGRSGAPANQPSRTLSEHAGVGSVCARSSSQVLVVSEACRYWTDEGNLEGKYQLLVHLFHKHIKYIEPLSEIVLYLTPAEAPPSDVSTKRIKLEEKRQSGETAEGKDNISWPEPEKCVAPPVRTAVVIPEDVDCPDGCERFHLPQNACSRSTKENFESDAVTKLSSLTALVGEMEKNEIRNGLALVSDVSMALETVIKHATALKQRVLVVCVGGNGVLSHLPEDGTTLTVDIHKGALEMPRCKHYIPVSLKNGCGETSGLVQATFGLLLPLAYEYDPALVLLARFHGTDGPSEGAWQQLVGLLGGLARGHMLVLVQVRRRGSSRWIRRIFFLPGFHFRRMKRLSGSPAPSLGQLLAPLAEDLEALERLRLHLQADWTLLRTSVQESGSEDN, from the exons ATGGGAACAGCCTTAATTTACGACGAGGAGATGACCCGCTACAAACTGCTTTGGTTGGA TCCAGACTGTGAGCTCGAGAGGCCCGAGCGTCTGACAGCGAGTTATGAAGCATTGGTCCAGAGCGGTCTGGCCGCTCGATGTATCTCCGTACCCGTCCGCAAAGCCACAGACGACGACATTCTCCTGATTCACAG CGAGGAGTACCTGGAAGCGGTGAAGAAGACGCCGTACATGACTCTGGAAGACCTGAGGGAGTTCACCCTGAAATATGGCTACGTCTATTTCCACCCA AACAGCTATCACTGCGCCTTACTGGCAGCGGGAGCCGCACTGCAACTGGTGGACGCCGTGATGAGTGGGAGGGTGCGAAATGGCATGGCTCTAGTCAG acccccagggcaCCACAGCATGCGCAGTGCCGCCAACGGCTTCTGCGTGTTCAACAATGTGGCCATAGCAGCCAAATACGCCCAGGGAAAGTACGGCGCTCAAAG ggtgCTGATTGTTGATTGGGACATACATCACGGTCAGGGGGTGCAGTATGCGTTTGAGGATGATCCAAG CGTGCTTTATTTCTCTTGGCACCGCTACGAGCATCAGAAGTTCTGGCCTGAACTCAGAGAATCGGACTATGACAGTGTCGGCGAGGGCAAAGGTGCTGGCTTTAATATCAATGTGCCGTGGAACAAGGTCAGTAACACGCAAAATTTGCCAACCTTTCCATTCACTTTCCAGTCAGCGTCGTATGTCCGCTGTGTCCAGGTTGGCATGCGGAACGGGGACTATCTTGCCGTCTTCTGTCACGTCCTTCTGCCCGTCGCCTACCAG TTTTGCCCGGACTTGGTGCTGGTGTGTGCGGGCTTTGACTCTGCCATTGGGGACCCAGAG GGTGAAATGTGCGCCACCccagacgtcttcgcccacctcACCCACCTTCTAATGAACCTCGCCGAGGGAAAACTGTGCATGGTGTTGGAGGTCGGATACATTCTTTACATTTTCAAGAAGCATTTGAATTTGTTGATAGCATCTCGCAAACGTTTGGCAGGGTGGATACAACTTGACTTCTCTCGGCCAGTCCGTGTGTGTCACGGTTCAAAGTCTACTGGGCGATCCGGCGCCCCGGCCAACCAACCTTCAAGGACCCTGTCAGAG CACGCTGGAGTCGGTTCAGTGTGTGCGCGCAGCTCATCGCAAGTATTGGTCGTGTCTGAAGCATGCAGGTACTGGACCGATGAAGGGAACCTTGAAGGGAAATACCAACTCTTGgttcatttatttcataaaCACATCAAATATATCGAACCCCTGAGTGAAATAGTTTTGTACCTTACTCCAGCTGAAGCGCCCCCTTCGGACGTCAGCACGAAGCGCATTAAGCTAGAAGAAAAGCGCCAAAGCGGTGAAACAGCTGAAGGCAAAGACAACATCTCATGGCCCGAGCCTGAGAAGTGTGTCGCGCCTCCCGTACGCACGGCGGTGGTGATCCCCGAGGATGTGGATTGTCCGGATGGCTGCGAACGCTTCCACCTGCCTCAGAATGCCTGCTCGCGTTCAACCAA AGAGAATTTTGAAAGTGATGCTGTCACGAAACTATCCAGTCTTACTGCACTTGTTGGGGAAATGGAGAAAAATGag ATCCGCAATGGCTTGGCCTTGGTCAGTGACGTCTCCATGGCACTGGAGACCGTCATCAAGCATGCAACCGCTCTCAAACAACG CGTTTTGGTTGTATGCGTTGGAGGCAATGGAGTCCTGAGTCACCTGCCAGAAGATGG GACAACACTTACAGTAGACATCCACAAAGGGGCGCTAGAGATGCCCAGGTGCAAACATTACATACCTGTGAGTCTGAAGAACGGCTGCGGGGAAACGTCAGGGTTGGTGCAGGCCACGTTCGGGCTCCTCCTGCCTTTGGCCTACGAGTACGACCCCGCTCTGGTGCTGCTGGCGCGATTTCACGGCACAGATGGCCCCAGCGAAGGCGCGTGGCAGCAGCTGGTCGGCCTTCTTGGCGGCCTGGCTCGCGGTCACATGCTTGTGCTGGTGCAGGTGAGGAGAAGAGGCAGCAGTAGATGGAttagaaggattttttttttacctggctTCCATTTTAGGAGGATGAAAAGGCTCTCTGGGAGTCCCGCGCCAAGTCTGGGGCAACTTCTTGCTCCATTAGCTGAAGATCTTGAGGCACTGGAGCGCTTGAGACTCCACCTTCAGGCTGACTGGACGCTGCTGAGGACTTCAG TACAAGAAAGTGGAAGCGAGGACAACTGA
- the hdac10 gene encoding polyamine deacetylase HDAC10 isoform X4 has translation MGTALIYDEEMTRYKLLWLDPDCELERPERLTASYEALVQSGLAARCISVPVRKATDDDILLIHSEEYLEAVKKTPYMTLEDLREFTLKYGYVYFHPNSYHCALLAAGAALQLVDAVMSGRVRNGMALVRPPGHHSMRSAANGFCVFNNVAIAAKYAQGKYGAQRVLIVDWDIHHGQGVQYAFEDDPSVLYFSWHRYEHQKFWPELRESDYDSVGEGKGAGFNINVPWNKVSNTQNLPTFPFTFQSASYVRCVQVGMRNGDYLAVFCHVLLPVAYQFCPDLVLVCAGFDSAIGDPEGEMCATPDVFAHLTHLLMNLAEGKLCMVLEGGYNLTSLGQSVCVTVQSLLGDPAPRPTNLQGPCQSTLESVQCVRAAHRKYWSCLKHAAEAPPSDVSTKRIKLEEKRQSGETAEGKDNISWPEPEKCVAPPVRTAVVIPEDVDCPDGCERFHLPQNACSRSTKENFESDAVTKLSSLTALVGEMEKNEIRNGLALVSDVSMALETVIKHATALKQRVLVVCVGGNGVLSHLPEDGTTLTVDIHKGALEMPRCKHYIPVSLKNGCGETSGLVQATFGLLLPLAYEYDPALVLLARFHGTDGPSEGAWQQLVGLLGGLARGHMLVLVQVRRRGSSRWIRRIFFLPGFHFRRMKRLSGSPAPSLGQLLAPLAEDLEALERLRLHLQADWTLLRTSVQESGSEDN, from the exons ATGGGAACAGCCTTAATTTACGACGAGGAGATGACCCGCTACAAACTGCTTTGGTTGGA TCCAGACTGTGAGCTCGAGAGGCCCGAGCGTCTGACAGCGAGTTATGAAGCATTGGTCCAGAGCGGTCTGGCCGCTCGATGTATCTCCGTACCCGTCCGCAAAGCCACAGACGACGACATTCTCCTGATTCACAG CGAGGAGTACCTGGAAGCGGTGAAGAAGACGCCGTACATGACTCTGGAAGACCTGAGGGAGTTCACCCTGAAATATGGCTACGTCTATTTCCACCCA AACAGCTATCACTGCGCCTTACTGGCAGCGGGAGCCGCACTGCAACTGGTGGACGCCGTGATGAGTGGGAGGGTGCGAAATGGCATGGCTCTAGTCAG acccccagggcaCCACAGCATGCGCAGTGCCGCCAACGGCTTCTGCGTGTTCAACAATGTGGCCATAGCAGCCAAATACGCCCAGGGAAAGTACGGCGCTCAAAG ggtgCTGATTGTTGATTGGGACATACATCACGGTCAGGGGGTGCAGTATGCGTTTGAGGATGATCCAAG CGTGCTTTATTTCTCTTGGCACCGCTACGAGCATCAGAAGTTCTGGCCTGAACTCAGAGAATCGGACTATGACAGTGTCGGCGAGGGCAAAGGTGCTGGCTTTAATATCAATGTGCCGTGGAACAAGGTCAGTAACACGCAAAATTTGCCAACCTTTCCATTCACTTTCCAGTCAGCGTCGTATGTCCGCTGTGTCCAGGTTGGCATGCGGAACGGGGACTATCTTGCCGTCTTCTGTCACGTCCTTCTGCCCGTCGCCTACCAG TTTTGCCCGGACTTGGTGCTGGTGTGTGCGGGCTTTGACTCTGCCATTGGGGACCCAGAG GGTGAAATGTGCGCCACCccagacgtcttcgcccacctcACCCACCTTCTAATGAACCTCGCCGAGGGAAAACTGTGCATGGTGTTGGAG GGTGGATACAACTTGACTTCTCTCGGCCAGTCCGTGTGTGTCACGGTTCAAAGTCTACTGGGCGATCCGGCGCCCCGGCCAACCAACCTTCAAGGACCCTGTCAGAG CACGCTGGAGTCGGTTCAGTGTGTGCGCGCAGCTCATCGCAAGTATTGGTCGTGTCTGAAGCATGCAG CTGAAGCGCCCCCTTCGGACGTCAGCACGAAGCGCATTAAGCTAGAAGAAAAGCGCCAAAGCGGTGAAACAGCTGAAGGCAAAGACAACATCTCATGGCCCGAGCCTGAGAAGTGTGTCGCGCCTCCCGTACGCACGGCGGTGGTGATCCCCGAGGATGTGGATTGTCCGGATGGCTGCGAACGCTTCCACCTGCCTCAGAATGCCTGCTCGCGTTCAACCAA AGAGAATTTTGAAAGTGATGCTGTCACGAAACTATCCAGTCTTACTGCACTTGTTGGGGAAATGGAGAAAAATGag ATCCGCAATGGCTTGGCCTTGGTCAGTGACGTCTCCATGGCACTGGAGACCGTCATCAAGCATGCAACCGCTCTCAAACAACG CGTTTTGGTTGTATGCGTTGGAGGCAATGGAGTCCTGAGTCACCTGCCAGAAGATGG GACAACACTTACAGTAGACATCCACAAAGGGGCGCTAGAGATGCCCAGGTGCAAACATTACATACCTGTGAGTCTGAAGAACGGCTGCGGGGAAACGTCAGGGTTGGTGCAGGCCACGTTCGGGCTCCTCCTGCCTTTGGCCTACGAGTACGACCCCGCTCTGGTGCTGCTGGCGCGATTTCACGGCACAGATGGCCCCAGCGAAGGCGCGTGGCAGCAGCTGGTCGGCCTTCTTGGCGGCCTGGCTCGCGGTCACATGCTTGTGCTGGTGCAGGTGAGGAGAAGAGGCAGCAGTAGATGGAttagaaggattttttttttacctggctTCCATTTTAGGAGGATGAAAAGGCTCTCTGGGAGTCCCGCGCCAAGTCTGGGGCAACTTCTTGCTCCATTAGCTGAAGATCTTGAGGCACTGGAGCGCTTGAGACTCCACCTTCAGGCTGACTGGACGCTGCTGAGGACTTCAG TACAAGAAAGTGGAAGCGAGGACAACTGA